A genomic segment from Malaclemys terrapin pileata isolate rMalTer1 chromosome 1, rMalTer1.hap1, whole genome shotgun sequence encodes:
- the CAND1 gene encoding cullin-associated NEDD8-dissociated protein 1 encodes MASASYHISNLLEKMTSSDKDFRFMATNDLMTELQKDSIKLDDDSERKVVKMILKLLEDKNGEVQNLAVKCLGPLVSKVKEYQVETIVDTLCTNMLSDKEQLRDISSIGLKTVIGELPPASSGSALAANVCKKITGRLTSAIAKQEDVSVQLEALDIMADMLSRQGGLLVNFHPSILTCLLPQLTSPRLAVRKRTIIALGHLVMSCGNIVFVDLIEHLLTELSKNDSMSTTRTYIQCIAAISRQAGHRIGEYLEKIIPLVVKFCNVDDDELREYCIQAFESFVRRCPKEVYPHVSTIINICLKYLTYDPNYNYDDEDEDENAMDADGGDDDDQGSDDEYSDDDDMSWKVRRAAAKCLDAVVSTRHEMLPEFYKTVSPALIARFKEREENVKADVFHAYLSLLKQTRPVQSWLCDPDAMEQGETPLTMLQSQVPNIVKALHKQMKEKSVKTRQCCFNMLTELVNVLPGALTQHIPVLVPGIIFSLNDKSSSSNLKIDALSCLYVILCNHSPQVFHPHVQALVPPVVACVGDPFYKITSEALLVTQQLVKVIRPLDQPSSFDATPYIKDLFTCTIKRLKAADIDQEVKERAISCMGQIICSLGDNLGTDLPTTLQIFLERLKNEITRLTTVKALTLIAGSPLKIDLRPILGEGVPILASFLRKNQRALKLGTLSALDILIKNYSDSLTAAMIDAVLDELPPLISESDMHVSQMAISFLTTLAKVYPSSLSKISGSILNELIGLVRSPLLQGGALSAMLEFFQALVVTGTNNLGYMDLLRMLTGPVYSQSTALTHKQSYYSIAKCVAALTRACPKEGPAVVGQFIQDVKNSRSTDSIRLLALLSLGEVGHHIDLSGQIELKSVILEAFSSPSEEVKSAASYALGSISVGNLPEYLPFVLQEITSQPKRQYLLLHSLKEIISSASVVGLKPYVENIWALLLKHCECAEEGTRNVVAECLGKLTLIDPETLLPRLKGYLASGSSYARSSVVTAVKFTISDHPQPIDPLLKNCIGDFLKTLEDPDLNVRRVALVTFNSAAHNKPSLIRDLLDTVLPHLYNETKVRKELIREVEMGPFKHTVDDGLDIRKAAFECMYTLLDSCLDRLDIFEFLNHVEDGLKDHYDIKMLTFLMLVRLSTLCPSAVLQRLDRLVEPLRATCTTKVKANSVKQEFEKQDELKRSAMRAVAALLTIPEAEKSPLMSEFQSQISSNPELAAIFESIQKDSSSTNLESMDTS; translated from the exons GATCTGCATTAGCAGCTAATGTTTGTAAAAAGATCACAGGGCGTCTTACAAGTGCTATAGCCAAGCAGGAAGATGTGTCTGTCCAATTAGAGGCCTTGGATATCATGGCTGATATGCTGAGCAG GCAAGGAGGACTGCTTGTTAACTTCCATCCTTCAATTCTGACCTGTCTGCTCCCCCAGCTGACTAGTCCCAGGCTTGCTGTGAGGAAAAGAACCATCATTGCTCTTGGTCACTTGGTTATGAGTTGTGGCAATATAGTTTTTGTTGACCTCATTGAACATCTGTTGACAGAGCTGTCTAAAAACGATTCCATGTCAACAACTAGGACCTATATACAGTGTATTGCTGCTATCAGTAGGCAAGCAGGTCATAGAATAG GTGAATATCTTGAGAAAATAATCCCTTTAGTGGTaaaattttgtaatgtagatgaTGATGAACTAAGAGAATATTGCATTCAAGCTTTTGAATCTTTTGTTAGGAG ATGTCCTAAGGAAGTTTATCCTCATGTGTCTACCATTATAAACATTTGTCTTAAATACCTTACCTATGATCCTAATTACAATTatgatgatgaagatgaagaTGAAAATGCCATGGATGCtgatggtggtgatgatgatgatcaag GGAGTGATGATGAATATAGTGATGATGACGATATGAGCTGGAAAGTGAGACGTGCAGCAGCTAAATGTTTAGATGCTGTGGTTAGCACACGACATGAAATGCTTCCAGAATTCTACAAGACCGTATCTCCTGCTTTAATAGCCAGATTCAAAGAGCGTGAGGAGAATGTAAAAGCAGATGTTTTCCATGCGTATCTTTCTCTCTTAAAACAAACTCGACCTGTGCAGAGTTGGCTGTGTGATCCTGATGCAATGGAACAAGGAGAGACACCTTTGACAATGCTTCAGAGTCAG GTTCCCAACATAGTTAAAGCCTTGCACAAACAGATGAAGGAGAAGAGTGTGAAGACTCGTCAATGTTGTTTTAACATGCTAACTGAACTGGTAAATGTTTTACCTGGAGCCCTAACACAACACATTCCTGTACTtgtgccag GGATAATTTTTTCACTGAATGACAAATCAAGTTCCTCTAATTTGAAGATTGATGCTTTGTCTTGTCTGTACGTGATCCTGTGTAACCATTCTCCCCAAGTCTTCCATCCTCATGTTCAAGCACTGGTGCCTCCAGTTGTAGCTTGTGTTGGAGATCCTTTTTACAAGATAACATCAGAGGCACTTCTGGTTACACAGCAGCTTGTGAAGGTCATTCGTCCTTTAGACCAGCCTTCTTCCTTTGATGCCACACCTTATATCAAAGATTTGTTTACTTGCACCATCAAGAGACTGAAGGCTGCTGACATTGATCAGGAAGTAAAAGAGAGGGCAATCTCCTGTATGGGCCAGATCATCTGCAGCCTTGGTGATAATCTGGGCACTGACCTGCCTACTACACTTCAGATCTTCCTAGAGAGACTAAAGAATGAGATTACTCGGTTAACGACAGTGAAGGCTTTGACGCTGATTGCTGGCTCTCCTTTGAAGATAGATCTGAGACCAATCCTTGGGGAAGGAGTTCCTATCCTTGCCTCTTTCCTCAGAAAGAACCAGCGAGCTTTGAAACTAGGCACGCTTTCTGCTCTagatatcttaattaaaaattACAGTGACAGCTTGACAGCTGCCATGATTGATGCTGTCCTGGATGAGCTTCCACCTCTTATCAGTGAAAGTGATATGCACGTTTCACAGATGGCCATCAGTTTTCTAACTACCCTGGCTAAAGTGTATCCTTCCTCCCTCTCAAAGATCAGTGGGTCCATTCTTAATGAACTTATTGGCCTGGTGAGATCACCATTATTGCAGGGTGGAGCACTTAGTGCTATGCTAGAATTTTTCCAAGCTTTGGTTGTGACTGGAACAAATAACTTAGGATATATGGATTTATTACGCATGTTAACAGGTCCAGTGTACTCGCAGAGCACTGCACTTACTCACAAGCAGTCTTATTATTCCATTGCCAAATGTGTAGCTGCCCTTACACGCGCTTGCCCTAAAGAGGGACCAGCTGTAGTAGGTCAGTTCATTCAGGATGTCAAGAATTCAAGGTCCACAGATTCCATTCGTCTTTTAGCTTTGCTGTCTCTTGGGGAAGTTGGGCATCACATTGATCTAAGTGGACAAATTGAGCTCAAGTCTGTAATACTAGAAGCATTCTCCTCTCCTAGTGAAGAAGTCAAGTCTGCAGCATCTTATGCCCTTGGCAGTATTAGTGTTGGCAATCTTCCTGAATATCTACCATTTGTCTTACAAGAAATAACCAGTCAGCCTAAGAGGCAATACCTACTTCTCCATTCTTTGAAAGAAATAATTAGCTCTGCATCAGTGGTAGGCCTCAAACCATATGTTGAGAACATCTGGGCCTTACTGCTGAAACACTGTGAGTGTGCAGAAGAGGGTACCAGGAATGTTGTTGCTGAATGCTTGGGCAAGCTTACTTTAATAGACCCAGAGACTCTGCTACCACGGCTCAAGGGATATTTGGCATCAG GGTCATCATATGCGCGAAGTTCAGTGGTTACTGCTGTGAAGTTCACGATTTCTGATCATCCACAACCCATAGATCCCCTATTAAAGAACTGCATAG GTGATTTTCTAAAAACATTGGAAGACCCAGATCTCAATGTAAGGAGAGTGGCCCTAGTGACGTTTAATTCAGCAGCACACAATAAACCATCATTAATAAGAGACCTTTTAGATACTGTGCTTCCTCATCTTTACAATGAAACAAAAGTCAGAAAGGAACTAATAAGAGAG GTGGAAATGGGACCATTCAAGCATACAGTTGATGATGGGCTGGACATTAGAAAGGCAGCTTTTGAGTGCATGTACACTCTTTTAGATAGCTGTCTCGATAGGCTAGACATATTTGAATTCCTAAACCATGTTGAAGATGGTTTGAAGGATCATTATGACATTAAG ATGCTAACGTTTTTAATGTTGGTGAGACTATCTACTCTTTGTCCAAGTGCAGTACTGCAGAGGTTGGATAGGCTTGTCGAACCCTTACGTGCCACATGTACAACAAAG GTAAAGGCAAACTCAGTGAAACAGGAGTTTGAAAAACAAGATGAACTGAAGCGGTCTGCCATGAGGGCAGTAGCAGCCCTTCTAACCATTCCAGAAGCAGAGAAGAGTCCGTTAATGAGTGAATTTCAGTCACAGATAAGCTCTAACCCTGAGCTGGCAGCAATCTTTGAAAGTATCCAGAAAGATTCATCATCCACTAACTTAGAATCAATGGACACTAGTTAG